In Candidatus Goldiibacteriota bacterium, a single window of DNA contains:
- a CDS encoding PorV/PorQ family protein, translating to MIKRYLITALTAVFMFVLTLTSYADQGTTSAVFLKLEQGARPIAMGGAYTAAADDVHSILWNPAGLSQLQGFQVSFMHTMWFADIFYDYLAMAYPAGEIGTFGLSVVYVNSGDINKWDISGNPLGSFSSSDLGFGIAYGTSINKDLSLGVTIKLFNSSIDDKSAFGFAGDIGAIYTTPVEGLKAGIAFQNLGPKFGFGEAFLLPINFRVGLSYSAVRNLILSLDYIQPIETNGIIAAGMEYWYRDLLVLRLGYQYQGMFDKNYYYENYAGPSILAGFVIGAGIKIDIYSVDYAYRQYGVLESTHRIGLTVKFK from the coding sequence ATGATAAAAAGGTATTTAATTACGGCTTTGACAGCTGTATTTATGTTTGTTTTAACGTTAACTTCATATGCCGATCAGGGCACGACTTCCGCTGTCTTTTTAAAGCTGGAACAGGGAGCGCGTCCGATAGCTATGGGCGGGGCATACACGGCAGCTGCGGATGATGTTCATTCAATTCTTTGGAACCCGGCGGGTTTATCACAGCTTCAGGGATTTCAGGTATCATTCATGCACACAATGTGGTTTGCTGATATTTTTTATGACTACCTTGCGATGGCATATCCTGCCGGTGAAATCGGAACTTTCGGGCTTTCGGTTGTTTATGTAAATTCAGGTGATATTAATAAATGGGATATATCAGGAAATCCTCTTGGTTCATTTTCTTCTTCTGACCTTGGTTTTGGCATTGCTTACGGAACTTCAATCAATAAAGACCTTTCTCTTGGCGTGACAATAAAACTTTTTAATTCCAGCATTGATGACAAGTCGGCTTTTGGTTTTGCCGGCGATATCGGCGCTATTTATACCACTCCTGTTGAAGGGTTAAAAGCCGGAATAGCATTTCAGAATCTGGGCCCTAAATTTGGTTTTGGCGAAGCGTTTCTGCTGCCTATAAATTTCAGGGTGGGATTAAGTTATTCGGCGGTAAGAAACCTTATCTTAAGCCTTGATTACATTCAGCCTATAGAGACAAACGGAATTATAGCCGCAGGCATGGAATACTGGTACAGGGATCTGCTTGTTTTAAGGCTTGGTTATCAGTATCAGGGAATGTTTGATAAAAATTATTACTATGAAAACTACGCCGGCCCGTCAATACTTGCGGGATTCGTTATCGGCGCGGGGATAAAAATAGACATATACTCTGTAGATTACGCTTACAGGCAGTATGGCGTTCTTGAAAGCACACACAGGATAGGGCTTACGGTCAAGTTTAAGTAA
- a CDS encoding YjbQ family protein, which produces MHTLEINTKQRCELVEITADVQAAVDLNKAKDGIVFLMVPHTTAGLTVNENADPAVKKDILKKMNGMIPVNDGYIHAEGNSDSHVKQSLFGCEMFFIVENGKLVLGTWQGIFFCEFDGPRKRKIYIKITG; this is translated from the coding sequence ATGCATACGCTTGAAATTAACACCAAACAAAGGTGTGAATTGGTTGAAATAACAGCCGATGTTCAGGCGGCGGTTGACTTAAATAAGGCGAAAGACGGTATTGTTTTTTTAATGGTGCCTCATACTACTGCCGGCCTTACAGTAAATGAAAATGCTGATCCGGCGGTAAAAAAAGATATCTTAAAAAAAATGAATGGCATGATTCCGGTTAATGACGGCTATATTCACGCCGAAGGCAATTCGGATTCCCATGTAAAACAGTCTTTGTTTGGCTGTGAAATGTTCTTTATTGTTGAAAATGGAAAACTGGTACTTGGTACGTGGCAGGGGATTTTCTTCTGTGAATTTGACGGGCCAAGAAAAAGAAAAATATACATAAAGATAACAGGATGA